The Candidatus Hydrogenedentota bacterium region TCGTATCACCCCTGCGAAGAAGCGAAAGGAACCATCGGGTTTATCCACGGGTTCAGCGTGCCACCTTCGTACTACCAGTCCTTTCTCCAGCGGCTGGCCAAATCTTTTACTGTGGTCGCTCCCGAAGTGCCGGGGATCAACCGGTACTTTCCCCAGCCGACTTCCATCGACGAATACACCGACATGTGCCTCGACTTCTTCGAAGAACTGCACTACTCCGACTGCAAAGGGTACGAAGTGATCAAGGGGTTCGAACCCGAGTACTTGGTGGGGCACTCGCTTGGGGGCGCGATTGCGGTTGCCATGGCGGAAATGCTCAAGGTCAAAGCCGTCGTGGCTATCAACCCCGTCATGCCCGTCACTTACGGCCCTATTGAAATCGTCCGGCGCGGGCTGGGCGTCGGCGTCGATGCCATGGGCAAGAAACGCACCGGATTCCACCCCACGATGATCCCCGGCTACTTCGCCAACCTGGCCGTGGGGGTCCGCGCCGTGCCGCTGCTCCTCAACGACATCTGCCGTTACCGCTACGCCCACTCCGACGGCACCGCCATCAAGGTGAAGCAACCCACGCTAATCGTCTTCTCCAAGAAAGACCAACTCTTCGGCGCGAGTCTAACGGAAGAGACCCTTCGTCTCATTGACCGCACCTTCAAAGACTACGAACTCGTCCACAACGCCTACCAACACGACTACCCCCTCGAACATCCCCAACACGCAGCCAAGACCGTATTGGATTGGCTCGAAGCGCGGGTGTGATCGCTTTGGGTGAATCCCTGTCTTCGGTGGATTCTCCGCCCCGGGCGGCTTCCTGAAGTACCTCTAAAACACGTCTTTCGACGTCAGTTCCTTCTCGAGCTCGTCTGCCGTCTCGGTGACTGCCTTAATCGCCGTAAGCAGCGTCCCGCTATCGGTCTCTGCGGCGATTTGGGCCGAAAAGACGGCCACGTATTCATCACCCAGCTTCTGAGTCTGCCACGCCCCCAGCTTCACGGTGGCGTTTTGCTCCAGCAGCCGATTGGCAAGCTCCGCATTCATCGGCCGCTTGAACGTAAACGACGGCGATGCCACAACCCGAATCTCCAACCCGCTCAGATTCACCGTTGTCGATAGGGCATACACGTTCTGCGTGCGGCCTCCGCCCACGTCGTTCGTCATCTTGAAGTCCCCATCATCGTCGATCAGGTACGTCGCCCCCATATCCTTGAGCAGTTTCTCCACACGCGGGTCGCTCGCTTTCCTCTTCGCGCCCACCTGCGCCACTGCACACCACGCCATGACCAATCCCAGCACCACGATTATCCCGACGACCTTCTTCGGCATAACAGAGTCCTCCTCTTGCGTCCCCAAGACGCTTCGCTATCGACGCCCCTTTACCGAACGCCCACACGTGAATCTGGCCCGCGTAACATCCTGCATGTACGCAATCTACTCCGGCGGTCCGTCGCACCATCTCGCCCACGAAAGAATCGTCGGGACATACTCCGGTATCCGGCCGGCCTATCGCTACCGCCCGCGTTGGTCGATTTTATCTTTCAAGGATAACAGCCTGATTCGGCTAATCAAGAAGATGACAGCGAACAACACGAAATAGAGGACGATCCCTCCGGTTAGCCTTGAACCATCGATGAGCGCGAAGACGAGCCCAACGGCACATAGACATGCCGCCACCCCGCACACCGCGCTCCCAATCTCCAGTCTCTTGACGCGCCACACCTGAAAATCGGACGGTCGCAACGGATGCCCGCAGTGTGGACACGACTGCGCCAGCTCCGACACCTCACCGTTGCATTCGGGACAACTCACCAGCGCCATGAACACATGCCTCCCACTACCCGGCTTGAAACGTCGGCCCCATCGGTCCCATACAGTAGACTTCACCAGACTGTCATTCTGAGACCGCGTCAGGCGGACGAAAAATCTGGCTTGGAAAGAGATCTTTGTTGCCAGATCCTTCGCTTCGCTCAGGATGACAAACGGGCCGTTGACGTTGGGCGTGCGACAATCGGTCTATCACGATGCCCCCGTAACGTTCGGCCATTTCTTTCAGGCCGCTTCCCTGTTATCCCTACACCCGCCAAATACCCGCTTCGATTTCCCGCGCCAGCGTCTTGACCATTTCGACGGCCTTTGGCGGGAACTTCCACTGTTCGACGTTGCGGTCCGAGATAAGGTTTAGCATCTGCGGCAGCACGAGCATTTCCGCCGCCATTTCGCTTGTGAGCGACCGCGCAATGTAGCTTTCTTCGTCGAAGGTCTCGAAGAAACTGCTCAGGCCCCG contains the following coding sequences:
- a CDS encoding alpha/beta hydrolase; this encodes MPTQKLTFLAKQFHHRVPFSYHPCEEAKGTIGFIHGFSVPPSYYQSFLQRLAKSFTVVAPEVPGINRYFPQPTSIDEYTDMCLDFFEELHYSDCKGYEVIKGFEPEYLVGHSLGGAIAVAMAEMLKVKAVVAINPVMPVTYGPIEIVRRGLGVGVDAMGKKRTGFHPTMIPGYFANLAVGVRAVPLLLNDICRYRYAHSDGTAIKVKQPTLIVFSKKDQLFGASLTEETLRLIDRTFKDYELVHNAYQHDYPLEHPQHAAKTVLDWLEARV